From one Catellatospora sp. IY07-71 genomic stretch:
- a CDS encoding glycosyltransferase family 2 protein has translation MTPRLSVVVPFFDVAEYISDCLESLRRQTLHELEVIVVDDGSRDGSAAIAERFCAADPRFRLVRQENQGLGPARNTGAREAAGEYLTFVDSDDVVPAHAYEAMVGSLDRSGSSLAAGGARRFDGSFGVWESWLHRVPFARDRRACHVLDFPPLALDRMVWNKVFRRSFWEEFGYAFPAIRYEDYPVTLRAHLDAVTVDCLSAPVYYWRERDGGGSITQRRYEYANLRDRVASAELVLAVVDERAPELRTQVHRHFAQIDLITLVEAFGAAAGPDVAELAALGARLAGRLDGRVIAGLSPLDRLHHHGLRTGDVELLRRLARFRAAADPARPPRAVRRALPPWAYELRYPELDGPRRLGRLASRALYLHTTVTGVDWQDGELAVTGTAEIRHLRMDERATVRVTLQCGNAPGIALPVTRSVAVDSHGERSRCGFTVRIPRPVLARLATDRPAHLHVEVTHGRVRRRGVLRHLRAGNAETAAGGWISGTGWLQPYAGPDGRLLLRHERDPGRLTSASIRDGLLVLAGRLPPDAGGRLHLSGRWGGPRPLPCEVRPAAGGAAFTVRLPLSRLHAGRAPDDPVTGLTLWPIEITRSGRPLLATGLHETVGCVHDGRLYTVGRGAEGRAVLAERPPRLLVDEATLRDDRTVAAGGRLWVPADGITVVWRGTGPARGTPDLACTVSTAGGRWAAVTAWRDFLARGGAGDGEWTLFAQPADGIAYPVVVDGFLAGRSAVTLRAGRVELLLRPLADRLQVEVHEEAAGGTP, from the coding sequence GTGACACCGCGGCTCAGTGTGGTCGTCCCGTTCTTCGACGTCGCCGAGTACATCAGCGACTGCCTGGAGTCGCTGCGCCGCCAGACCCTGCACGAGCTGGAGGTGATCGTCGTCGATGACGGCTCGCGCGACGGCAGCGCGGCGATCGCCGAGCGCTTCTGCGCGGCCGACCCGCGTTTCCGGCTGGTCCGTCAGGAGAACCAGGGCCTGGGCCCGGCACGCAACACCGGCGCCCGGGAGGCGGCGGGGGAGTACCTCACCTTCGTGGACAGCGACGACGTGGTGCCCGCGCACGCGTACGAGGCCATGGTCGGCTCGCTGGACCGCAGCGGCTCCTCGCTGGCGGCCGGGGGAGCCCGCCGCTTCGACGGCTCCTTCGGGGTATGGGAGTCCTGGCTGCACCGGGTGCCGTTCGCGCGCGACCGGCGCGCCTGCCACGTGCTCGACTTCCCGCCGCTGGCGCTGGACCGGATGGTGTGGAACAAGGTGTTCCGCCGCTCCTTCTGGGAGGAGTTCGGCTACGCCTTCCCCGCCATCCGCTACGAGGACTACCCGGTCACGCTGCGCGCGCACCTGGACGCGGTGACCGTGGACTGCCTGTCCGCGCCGGTGTACTACTGGCGCGAGCGCGACGGCGGCGGCTCCATCACCCAGCGCCGCTACGAGTACGCCAACCTGCGCGACCGGGTCGCCTCGGCCGAGCTGGTGCTCGCCGTGGTGGACGAGCGGGCGCCCGAGCTGCGCACCCAGGTGCACCGGCACTTCGCCCAGATCGACCTGATCACGCTGGTGGAGGCGTTCGGCGCGGCGGCCGGGCCGGACGTCGCCGAGCTGGCGGCGCTGGGCGCGCGGCTGGCCGGGCGGCTCGACGGCCGGGTGATCGCCGGGCTGTCGCCCCTCGACCGGCTGCACCATCACGGGCTGCGCACCGGTGACGTGGAGCTGCTGCGGCGGCTGGCCCGGTTCCGGGCGGCGGCCGACCCGGCGCGCCCGCCCCGGGCGGTGCGCCGCGCGCTGCCGCCCTGGGCGTACGAGCTGCGCTATCCGGAGCTGGACGGGCCCCGCCGGCTGGGCCGCCTCGCGTCCCGCGCGCTCTACCTGCACACCACCGTGACCGGGGTGGACTGGCAGGACGGCGAGCTGGCCGTGACCGGCACCGCGGAGATCCGGCACCTGCGCATGGACGAGCGGGCGACGGTCCGGGTGACGCTGCAGTGCGGGAACGCGCCGGGCATCGCGCTGCCCGTGACGCGCTCGGTCGCGGTCGACTCGCACGGCGAGCGCAGCCGGTGCGGGTTCACGGTACGCATCCCCCGACCGGTGCTGGCCCGCCTCGCCACCGATCGCCCCGCGCACCTGCACGTCGAGGTCACGCACGGCCGGGTACGCCGCCGGGGCGTGCTGCGCCACCTGCGCGCGGGCAACGCCGAGACGGCCGCGGGCGGGTGGATCAGCGGCACCGGCTGGCTGCAGCCCTACGCCGGGCCCGACGGGCGGCTGCTGCTGCGCCACGAGCGCGACCCCGGCCGGCTCACCTCGGCGTCCATCCGGGACGGGCTGCTGGTGCTGGCCGGGCGGCTGCCGCCGGACGCGGGCGGCCGGCTGCACCTGTCCGGCCGGTGGGGCGGGCCCAGGCCGCTGCCCTGCGAGGTCCGCCCGGCCGCGGGCGGCGCCGCGTTCACGGTCCGGCTGCCGCTGTCCCGCCTGCATGCCGGCCGGGCGCCCGACGATCCGGTCACCGGGCTGACGCTGTGGCCGATCGAGATCACCCGGAGCGGCCGCCCGCTGCTCGCGACCGGGCTGCACGAGACCGTCGGCTGCGTGCACGACGGCCGCCTCTACACCGTGGGCAGGGGCGCGGAGGGCCGGGCCGTCCTCGCCGAACGGCCGCCGCGCCTGCTGGTCGACGAGGCCACGCTGCGTGACGACCGCACCGTCGCGGCCGGAGGCCGGCTGTGGGTGCCCGCGGACGGCATCACCGTGGTCTGGCGCGGCACCGGCCCCGCCCGCGGCACGCCCGACCTGGCCTGCACGGTGTCGACGGCCGGGGGCCGCTGGGCCGCCGTCACCGCCTGGCGGGACTTCCTGGCCCGCGGCGGTGCCGGGGACGGCGAGTGGACGCTGTTCGCGCAGCCGGCCGACGGGATCGCGTACCCGGTGGTGGTGGACGGTTTCCTGGCGGGACGCAGCGCGGTGACGCTGCGCGCGGGCCGGGTCGAGCTGCTGCTGCGCCCGCTGGCCGACCGGCTGCAGGTCGAGGTGCACGAGGAGGCGGCGGGAGGCACACCATGA
- a CDS encoding LacI family DNA-binding transcriptional regulator has protein sequence MARRLAEVAKHVGVSEATVSRVLNGKPGISDATRAAVLSALDVLGYERPTKLRGERARLVGIVLPEMQNPIFPGFAEVMAGALAKRGFTPVLCARTIDGVPESEYVSILLEQNVSGVIFASGLYQQTRAAHEHYARLRERGLPTVLINATADGLSFPRVCTDEEHAVEQAYAHLAALGHARIGLVLGPPDHVPSARKLAAYRTARAGADELVAHGALTMEEGHAAAARLIAEGATALICASDVLAIGAMRAVRRLGKQVPGDVSVVGFDDSGLMAFTDPPLTTVRQPVTAMGQAAVALLISQIEAEQVPDDELLFEPELVVRASTGPAPA, from the coding sequence ATGGCGCGGAGGCTGGCCGAGGTGGCCAAACATGTGGGGGTCAGCGAGGCCACGGTCTCGCGGGTGCTCAACGGTAAGCCGGGCATCTCCGACGCCACCCGCGCGGCGGTGCTCTCCGCCCTCGACGTGCTCGGCTACGAGCGGCCCACCAAACTGCGCGGCGAGCGCGCCCGGCTGGTCGGCATCGTGCTGCCGGAGATGCAGAACCCGATCTTCCCCGGGTTCGCCGAGGTCATGGCCGGGGCGCTGGCCAAGCGCGGATTCACGCCCGTGCTGTGCGCGCGCACGATCGACGGAGTGCCGGAGTCGGAGTACGTCAGCATCCTGCTGGAGCAGAACGTCTCCGGCGTGATCTTCGCCAGCGGCCTCTACCAGCAGACCCGGGCCGCGCACGAGCACTACGCCCGGTTGCGCGAGCGCGGCCTGCCCACGGTGCTGATCAACGCGACCGCCGACGGGCTCAGCTTCCCCCGGGTGTGCACCGACGAGGAGCACGCGGTCGAGCAGGCGTACGCCCACCTCGCGGCGCTCGGCCACGCGCGGATCGGGCTGGTCCTCGGGCCGCCCGACCACGTGCCCTCGGCCCGCAAGCTGGCCGCGTACCGGACGGCGCGGGCAGGCGCGGACGAGCTGGTCGCGCACGGGGCGCTGACCATGGAGGAGGGCCACGCCGCGGCGGCGCGGCTCATCGCCGAGGGCGCCACCGCACTGATCTGCGCCAGTGACGTGCTGGCCATCGGCGCGATGCGGGCGGTGCGGCGGCTCGGCAAGCAGGTGCCGGGGGACGTGTCGGTGGTGGGCTTCGACGACTCGGGGCTGATGGCGTTCACCGACCCGCCGCTGACCACGGTGCGCCAGCCGGTCACCGCGATGGGCCAGGCCGCGGTGGCGCTGCTGATCAGCCAGATAGAGGCGGAGCAGGTGCCTGACGACGAGCTGCTGTTCGAGCCCGAGTTGGTGGTCCGCGCCTCGACCGGCCCCGCCCCGGCCTGA
- a CDS encoding alpha-amylase family glycosyl hydrolase, whose protein sequence is MFHNDDRDWWRHAAIYQVYPRSFADANGDGVGDLAGIRAKLGYLHALGINAIWFSPWYPSPMADAGYDVADYRDIDPSFGTLAEAEALIAEAHALNIRTIVDIVPNHCSDAHAWFQRALAEGPGSPARDLFWFRAGRGEHGELPPNDWTSVFNGPAWTRVADGEWYLHLFAPEQPDLNWENPLVRAEFEDILRFWFDRGVDGIRIDSAAMCVKDPALADFDPADPPTPHPFVDRDEIHEIYRAWRTVADSYETPRALIGEVWLADIDRFAQYLRPDEMHAAFNFDFLGCPWDAKALRHCVDATLASHAGVGAPSTWVLCNHDVTRTVTRYGRAETGFEHGLRQARHLLPSDEARGLRRARAAALLTLALPGSVYVYQGEELGLPEVERLPDATRQDPIHHRSGGVDPGRDGCRVPLPWSAEGASHGFSPEGAAAAWLPQPDWSHLTAAAQQADPGSMLRLYQAALAIRGSETGLGDGPMTWLDSREDVLAFTRPGGFTCLVNLSTDPVDLPAHAAVLLSSMELDGGRLPSDAAAWLRTP, encoded by the coding sequence GTGTTCCACAACGACGACCGCGACTGGTGGCGTCACGCCGCCATCTACCAGGTCTACCCGCGCAGCTTCGCCGACGCGAACGGCGACGGCGTCGGCGACCTCGCGGGGATCCGCGCGAAGCTCGGGTACCTGCACGCCCTGGGCATCAACGCCATCTGGTTCAGCCCGTGGTACCCGTCGCCGATGGCGGACGCCGGCTACGACGTCGCCGACTATCGCGACATCGATCCGTCCTTCGGCACCCTCGCCGAAGCCGAGGCGCTCATCGCGGAGGCGCACGCGCTGAACATCCGCACCATCGTCGACATCGTGCCCAACCACTGCTCCGACGCCCACGCCTGGTTCCAGCGGGCGCTGGCCGAGGGGCCCGGCTCGCCCGCCCGGGACCTGTTCTGGTTCCGGGCCGGGCGGGGCGAGCATGGCGAGTTGCCGCCCAACGACTGGACCTCCGTCTTCAACGGCCCGGCCTGGACCCGGGTCGCCGACGGCGAGTGGTACCTGCACCTGTTCGCCCCCGAGCAGCCCGACCTGAACTGGGAGAACCCGCTGGTCCGGGCCGAGTTCGAGGACATCCTGCGGTTCTGGTTCGACCGGGGCGTGGACGGCATCCGGATCGACTCCGCCGCCATGTGCGTCAAGGACCCGGCCCTCGCCGACTTCGACCCGGCCGACCCGCCCACCCCGCACCCGTTCGTCGACCGTGACGAGATCCACGAGATCTACCGGGCGTGGCGGACGGTCGCCGACTCGTACGAGACGCCGCGTGCCCTCATCGGCGAGGTGTGGCTGGCCGACATCGACCGGTTCGCGCAGTACCTGCGGCCCGACGAGATGCACGCCGCGTTCAACTTCGACTTCCTCGGCTGCCCGTGGGACGCCAAGGCGCTGCGCCACTGCGTCGACGCCACCCTCGCCTCGCACGCCGGGGTCGGCGCGCCCAGCACCTGGGTGCTGTGCAACCACGACGTCACCCGTACGGTCACCCGCTACGGCCGGGCCGAGACCGGCTTCGAGCACGGCCTGCGCCAGGCTCGCCACCTGCTGCCCAGCGACGAGGCACGCGGCCTGCGCCGGGCCCGCGCGGCGGCGCTGCTCACCCTGGCCCTGCCCGGCTCGGTGTACGTGTACCAGGGCGAGGAGCTGGGCCTGCCCGAGGTCGAGCGGCTGCCCGACGCGACCCGGCAGGACCCGATCCACCACCGCAGCGGCGGCGTCGACCCCGGCCGGGACGGCTGCCGCGTGCCGCTGCCCTGGTCCGCCGAGGGCGCCTCGCACGGCTTCAGCCCCGAGGGCGCCGCCGCCGCCTGGCTGCCCCAGCCGGACTGGTCCCACCTCACCGCCGCCGCGCAGCAGGCCGACCCCGGCTCGATGCTGCGCCTCTACCAGGCCGCGCTCGCCATCCGCGGCAGCGAGACGGGCCTCGGCGACGGCCCGATGACCTGGCTGGACAGCCGCGAGGACGTGCTCGCCTTCACCCGCCCCGGCGGCTTCACCTGCCTGGTCAACCTCTCCACCGACCCCGTCGACCTCCCCGCCCACGCTGCGGTCCTGCTCTCCAGCATGGAACTCGACGGCGGCCGGCTGCCGTCCGATGCCGCCGCCTGGCTGCGTACCCCCTGA
- a CDS encoding CBM35 domain-containing protein: protein MTLHHRTAPRIPARTLLAAVAATAVTLTAGLLTALPAAAATTTYQAESAALAGGAVVATDHTGYTGSGFVGGFTDANKGNARTTFTVNVVGTASRTLSLRYANGTTQTKTLSLYVNGSKVKQISLNATANWDSWGTQVETVSLPGGSSTVAYRFESTDSGNVNLDSLTVADIAAPPAGQYEAESAALSGGASVATDHPGFTGSGFVGGYTDGNKGNANTSFTVNVTNAGAATVTVRYANGTGANMTLSLYVNGTKLRQISLPATANWDTWGTIAEAVALNAGNNTVGLKFDSTDSGNVNLDHITVSGAASPSPTPTPSASPTTPPTGVSYELETGFLSGGASSATSTGGYTGTGYVTGLTTSGARVIRTVNASTAGASTVTLRYTNTNGAARTVSVYVNGLKTGQLSLPAGSGWLTAAQSLTLRAGLNIIGYQYDSGDSGNVLLDNVTVGSGTALNTRGATVPYTVYEAESGSTNAPVIGPNRAYLSEPSEASGRRAVKLSSTGQYVQVTLTKPANAFVIRYSIPDNAAGTGTTAPLALYAGGTKLQDVSLSSTYSWVYGAYPYNNNPAGGEAHRFFDDVRVLLGTTYPAGTVIKLQKDASSSAAYYTVDLIEAEVAPAALSQPADSLSVTSYGAVANDGGDDTNAFNSAIAAAQSQNKVLWVPAGTFVTNARMNIQNVSLRGAGMWHTVIKGTNGKGGFFATGSNVRLADFTFSGDVRYRDDSAFDAGIEGNFGTGSLVSHVWIEHTKVGMWPSAGTDGLYVVGTRMRNIFADGVNVNGGAANVRIDQSALRNTGDDALAMWSNSAPVTGSAFTFNTVALPMLANGAAIYGGNGNRIEDNLISDSVYAGSGIAISTWHGALPFSNTTSVQRNTLTRTSSFERNWNSALGGLWIYAEATDITAPVLVKDVDIVDSTYQGILLSYQRDITNLTLDHVTVNGAGTYGIELNAAGSAYVTYVTVTGAASGGLINHTGYTLNRGPGNSGF from the coding sequence ATGACGCTGCACCATCGCACCGCTCCACGGATCCCCGCTCGCACCCTGCTGGCCGCCGTCGCCGCGACCGCGGTCACGCTGACCGCCGGCCTGCTCACGGCGCTGCCCGCCGCCGCCGCGACCACCACGTACCAGGCCGAGTCGGCCGCGCTGGCCGGCGGCGCGGTCGTCGCCACGGACCACACCGGCTACACCGGCAGCGGGTTCGTCGGCGGCTTCACCGACGCCAACAAGGGCAACGCCCGGACCACGTTCACCGTGAACGTGGTCGGTACGGCCAGCCGCACGCTCAGCCTGCGCTACGCCAACGGCACCACCCAGACCAAGACGCTGTCGCTGTACGTCAACGGCAGCAAGGTCAAGCAGATCAGCCTCAACGCCACCGCGAACTGGGACAGCTGGGGCACCCAGGTCGAGACCGTGTCGCTGCCGGGCGGCAGCAGCACCGTCGCCTACCGGTTCGAGAGCACGGACTCGGGCAACGTCAACCTGGACAGCCTGACCGTCGCCGACATCGCGGCGCCGCCCGCGGGCCAGTACGAGGCCGAGTCGGCCGCGCTGTCCGGCGGCGCGAGCGTGGCCACCGACCACCCGGGCTTCACCGGCTCCGGTTTCGTCGGCGGCTACACCGACGGCAACAAGGGCAACGCGAACACGTCGTTCACGGTGAACGTCACGAACGCGGGCGCGGCGACGGTGACCGTGCGCTACGCCAACGGCACCGGCGCGAACATGACCCTGTCGCTGTACGTCAACGGCACGAAGCTGCGCCAGATCAGCCTGCCCGCCACGGCGAACTGGGACACCTGGGGCACGATCGCCGAGGCGGTCGCCCTCAACGCCGGGAACAACACGGTCGGGCTCAAGTTCGACAGCACCGACTCGGGCAACGTGAACCTGGACCACATCACCGTGTCCGGCGCCGCGTCGCCCAGCCCGACGCCGACCCCGTCCGCCAGCCCGACGACACCGCCCACCGGGGTGTCGTACGAGCTGGAGACCGGCTTCCTGTCCGGCGGCGCGTCGAGCGCGACGTCCACCGGCGGCTACACCGGCACCGGCTACGTCACCGGCCTGACCACGTCCGGCGCTCGCGTGATCCGCACGGTCAACGCGTCCACCGCCGGGGCGAGCACGGTGACGCTGCGTTACACGAACACCAACGGGGCGGCCCGCACCGTGTCGGTGTACGTCAACGGCCTGAAGACCGGCCAGCTCTCGCTGCCCGCCGGGTCGGGCTGGCTCACCGCCGCGCAGAGCCTCACCCTGCGCGCCGGGCTCAACATCATCGGCTACCAGTACGACTCCGGCGACTCCGGCAACGTGCTGCTCGACAACGTCACCGTGGGCAGCGGCACCGCCCTGAACACGCGCGGCGCGACGGTGCCGTACACCGTCTACGAGGCCGAGTCCGGCAGCACCAACGCGCCGGTGATCGGGCCGAACCGGGCCTACCTGTCCGAGCCGTCGGAGGCGTCCGGCCGTCGCGCCGTCAAGCTGTCCTCGACCGGGCAGTACGTGCAGGTCACGCTGACCAAGCCGGCCAACGCGTTCGTGATCCGCTACTCGATCCCGGACAACGCGGCGGGCACCGGCACCACCGCGCCGCTCGCGCTCTACGCGGGCGGCACGAAGCTCCAGGACGTCTCGCTCAGCTCCACCTACAGCTGGGTGTACGGGGCGTACCCGTACAACAACAACCCCGCCGGGGGTGAGGCGCACCGGTTCTTCGACGACGTCCGGGTGCTGCTGGGCACGACCTACCCGGCGGGCACGGTCATCAAGCTGCAGAAGGACGCCTCGTCGAGCGCGGCCTACTACACCGTCGACCTGATCGAGGCCGAGGTCGCCCCGGCGGCGCTGAGCCAGCCGGCCGACTCGCTGTCGGTGACCTCCTACGGCGCGGTCGCCAACGACGGCGGCGACGACACCAACGCGTTCAACAGCGCGATCGCCGCGGCGCAGAGCCAGAACAAGGTCCTGTGGGTGCCCGCGGGCACGTTCGTCACCAACGCGCGGATGAACATCCAGAACGTGAGCCTGCGCGGCGCGGGCATGTGGCACACGGTCATCAAGGGCACCAACGGCAAGGGCGGCTTCTTCGCCACCGGCTCGAACGTGCGGCTGGCCGACTTCACTTTCAGCGGCGACGTGCGCTACCGCGACGACAGCGCGTTCGACGCCGGCATCGAGGGCAACTTCGGGACCGGCTCGCTGGTCAGCCACGTCTGGATCGAGCACACCAAGGTCGGCATGTGGCCGTCCGCCGGCACCGACGGCCTCTACGTCGTGGGCACCCGGATGCGAAACATCTTCGCCGACGGGGTGAACGTCAACGGCGGCGCGGCCAACGTGCGGATCGACCAGAGCGCGCTGCGCAACACCGGTGACGACGCGCTGGCCATGTGGTCCAACTCGGCACCGGTCACGGGCAGCGCGTTCACCTTCAACACGGTGGCGCTGCCGATGCTGGCCAACGGCGCGGCGATCTACGGCGGCAACGGCAACCGGATCGAGGACAACCTGATCAGCGACTCGGTGTACGCCGGGTCCGGCATCGCGATCAGCACCTGGCACGGGGCGCTGCCGTTCAGCAACACGACCTCGGTGCAGCGCAACACGCTGACCCGGACGTCGAGCTTCGAGCGCAACTGGAACTCGGCGCTGGGCGGCCTGTGGATCTACGCCGAGGCCACCGACATCACCGCCCCGGTCCTGGTCAAGGACGTCGACATCGTCGACTCCACCTACCAGGGCATCCTGCTCAGCTACCAGCGCGACATCACGAACCTCACGCTCGACCACGTCACCGTCAACGGCGCCGGGACGTACGGGATCGAGCTGAACGCCGCGGGCAGCGCGTACGTCACGTACGTCACCGTCACCGGCGCCGCGAGCGGTGGGTTGATCAACCACACCGGATACACGCTCAACCGCGGCCCCGGCAACAGCGGCTTCTGA
- a CDS encoding carbohydrate ABC transporter permease, whose amino-acid sequence MSAMTRSLVSEADLRRGSGRLIYRLVLGAMAVAFTLAFLFPLYWMVTGALKSPLELAQTPPTLWPHEWHPETYLDAWRRLEIGKFLVNTAFYALGGWLIQLIIDVAAAYALSKLRPVLGNVVLGGMLASLMLPAAALLVPAYLTVAEVPIFGVNLLNTPWALWLPGAANAFNIYVLKRFFDQIPNDLLDSAGIDGAGRFRLLWHIVLPLSRPVLAVVSIFAIIGSWKDFLWPLLVLQDPEVQTISVALSRLASTGRVTNNEMFAGLAIASVPMVIIFMVFQRSILNGLSAGALKG is encoded by the coding sequence ATGAGTGCGATGACGCGATCCCTGGTCTCCGAGGCGGACCTGCGCCGCGGCAGCGGCCGGCTGATCTACCGGCTGGTGCTCGGGGCCATGGCGGTGGCCTTCACGCTGGCCTTCCTCTTCCCGCTGTACTGGATGGTCACGGGCGCGCTGAAGTCGCCGCTGGAGCTGGCACAGACGCCGCCGACGCTGTGGCCGCACGAGTGGCACCCGGAGACCTACCTCGACGCGTGGCGGCGGCTGGAGATCGGCAAGTTCCTGGTCAACACCGCGTTCTACGCGCTCGGCGGCTGGCTGATCCAGCTGATCATCGACGTGGCGGCGGCGTACGCGCTGTCCAAGCTGCGCCCGGTGCTCGGCAACGTGGTGCTGGGCGGCATGCTGGCCAGCCTGATGCTGCCCGCCGCGGCGCTGCTGGTGCCCGCCTACCTGACCGTGGCCGAGGTGCCGATCTTCGGGGTGAACCTGCTCAACACCCCGTGGGCGCTGTGGCTGCCCGGCGCGGCCAACGCGTTCAACATCTACGTGCTCAAGCGCTTCTTCGACCAGATCCCGAACGACCTGCTGGACTCGGCGGGCATCGACGGCGCGGGCCGGTTCCGGCTGCTGTGGCACATCGTGCTGCCGCTGTCCCGGCCAGTGCTCGCGGTCGTCTCGATCTTCGCGATCATCGGGTCCTGGAAGGACTTCCTCTGGCCGCTGCTGGTGCTCCAGGACCCCGAGGTGCAGACGATCAGCGTGGCGCTGAGCCGGCTGGCCAGCACCGGCCGGGTCACCAACAACGAGATGTTCGCGGGGCTGGCCATCGCCTCCGTACCCATGGTGATCATCTTCATGGTCTTCCAGCGCAGCATCCTCAACGGCCTGTCCGCGGGAGCCCTCAAGGGCTGA
- a CDS encoding carbohydrate ABC transporter permease has product MTVIAPEQAASTARGSGGRDAASTGPGPARMARLRRKIGDNLQAYAFLAAGLLCFGLFSWWPLVKGIVLSFQQDNFVTDPIWVGFDNYRAVLDDPLFGTAWLNTLEFTGLALLFGFAVPFVMALVINEFRHAKGFFRFAVYLPVMLPPIVSVLLWQYFYDPGTGLFNAVLSGVGLPTSDWTQSPKMAMISLVLVSTWANMGGATIMYLAGLAGIPGELYEAAELDGASIWQRVRHVTIPQMRFIMLVLLLLQIVATMQVFIEPYQLTGTTNEETITVMVLIYRYAFTVNNDFGLAAAMSVLLFIVLGAFSAVYLRLTRKAD; this is encoded by the coding sequence ATGACGGTGATCGCGCCGGAGCAGGCGGCGTCGACGGCACGGGGGAGCGGTGGGCGCGACGCGGCGTCCACGGGGCCGGGTCCGGCCCGGATGGCCAGGCTGCGCCGCAAGATCGGCGACAACCTGCAGGCGTACGCGTTCCTCGCGGCGGGCCTGCTGTGCTTCGGCCTGTTCTCCTGGTGGCCGCTGGTCAAGGGCATCGTGCTCAGCTTCCAGCAGGACAACTTCGTCACCGACCCGATCTGGGTCGGGTTCGACAACTACCGAGCGGTGCTCGACGACCCGCTGTTCGGCACGGCGTGGCTGAACACGCTGGAGTTCACCGGGCTGGCGCTGCTGTTCGGGTTCGCGGTGCCGTTCGTGATGGCGCTGGTCATCAACGAGTTCCGGCACGCCAAGGGCTTCTTCCGGTTCGCCGTGTACCTGCCGGTGATGCTGCCGCCGATCGTCAGCGTGCTGCTCTGGCAGTACTTCTACGACCCCGGCACCGGCCTGTTCAACGCGGTCCTGTCGGGCGTCGGGCTGCCCACCTCCGACTGGACCCAGTCGCCGAAGATGGCGATGATCTCGCTGGTGCTGGTCTCCACCTGGGCCAACATGGGCGGCGCGACCATCATGTACCTGGCCGGCCTGGCCGGCATCCCCGGCGAGCTGTACGAGGCCGCCGAACTCGACGGCGCCTCGATCTGGCAGCGCGTGCGGCACGTGACCATCCCGCAGATGCGCTTCATCATGCTGGTCCTGCTGCTGCTGCAGATCGTGGCCACGATGCAGGTCTTCATCGAGCCGTACCAGCTCACCGGCACCACCAACGAGGAGACCATCACCGTGATGGTGCTCATCTACCGGTACGCGTTCACCGTCAACAACGACTTCGGCCTCGCCGCCGCGATGAGCGTGCTGCTGTTCATCGTGCTGGGCGCGTTCTCGGCCGTCTACCTGCGGCTCACCCGCAAAGCCGACTGA